The following proteins are co-located in the Pedobacter sp. FW305-3-2-15-E-R2A2 genome:
- a CDS encoding permease-like cell division protein FtsX, with protein MEEFEVSDASKKTKTIYISTIFSIALVLLMLGMLGLILVHAKNLSNYVKENIVLNIIVDEGAKEADVLAFQKELNATPAIKTTQYVNKEMAARNLTTDLGEDFVNFLGYNPLLSTIDVYLKADYANNKSIDALKANISKNPVVKEVIYQSSLIDMVNKNINTIGLIILAFAAILLIISIALINNTIRLAIYSQRFLIKSMQLVGATRNFIRKPFILLAALHGLIAAFIAILILLGILYYAQREIPEIVILRNYTEFGIVLLGLVGVGIFITAISTSFAVSKYLRLKIYDLYR; from the coding sequence ATGGAAGAATTTGAAGTAAGCGATGCTTCTAAGAAGACAAAAACCATTTATATTTCTACTATTTTCAGCATAGCATTGGTACTACTAATGTTGGGCATGTTGGGATTGATATTAGTTCATGCTAAAAATCTTTCCAACTATGTTAAAGAAAATATTGTGTTGAACATTATTGTAGACGAGGGCGCAAAGGAAGCAGATGTGTTGGCTTTTCAAAAAGAGCTGAACGCCACCCCTGCCATTAAAACCACACAATATGTAAATAAGGAAATGGCGGCAAGAAATCTGACTACTGACCTGGGTGAGGATTTTGTGAACTTCTTAGGTTATAACCCTTTACTTTCAACCATAGATGTTTATCTAAAAGCGGATTATGCCAACAACAAAAGCATTGATGCCCTGAAAGCTAATATCAGTAAAAACCCGGTGGTAAAAGAAGTCATCTATCAAAGTTCCTTAATTGATATGGTGAATAAGAACATCAATACCATTGGCCTGATCATTTTAGCCTTTGCAGCGATTTTACTGATCATTTCTATTGCATTGATCAACAACACCATCCGTCTTGCTATTTACTCTCAACGCTTCTTAATTAAGAGCATGCAACTGGTAGGTGCTACCCGGAACTTTATTCGCAAGCCTTTCATTTTGCTTGCCGCATTACACGGGCTGATCGCGGCTTTTATTGCCATCTTAATCCTTTTGGGGATCTTATATTATGCTCAGAGAGAGATTCCTGAAATCGTCATCTTAAGAAATTACACTGAATTCGGCATCGTTTTACTAGGCTTAGTAGGTGTCGGTATCTTTATAACGGCCATCAGCACCTCCTTTGCTGTCAGCAAATATTTACGTTTAAAAATTTACGACCTTTACAGATAA
- a CDS encoding chloride channel protein, translating into MTTIPAFLNGNSILHYLLKWTVLSLLVGLAAGTLSALFLTLLNLATDFREAHSYLLYFLPVAGLLVGLLYHHRGKNVERGNNLIFDTIHNPKDVIPFKMTPLVLLGTVITHLFGGSAGREGTALQMAASTADQLHKPFQLSSADRSILLIAGLSAGFASVFGTPWAGAVFGIEVLLLGQIPQKAIFPALFAAFTGAYVTEIWGVGHTHYQIPVIPSISLMGIVYSILSGIAFSVAAVLFVRLTHFFSTAFKKLNYPPLRPFIGGLIVLLLVLLLGTRQYIGLGIRVIVDAFSQASQTEDFALKILLTAITLGAGFKGGEVTPLFFIGATLGSALSVFLPLPVGLLAGMGFVAVFAGAAKTPLACCIMAFELFGVSCWVYVSIACVIAFLVSGRHSIYNAPENKSPRHFLFGKLGI; encoded by the coding sequence TTGACGACTATACCAGCGTTTCTCAATGGAAATTCAATATTGCATTATCTCCTGAAATGGACTGTTCTCAGCTTATTAGTTGGTTTGGCTGCGGGGACACTATCTGCGTTGTTTCTGACTTTATTAAACCTGGCCACAGATTTTAGGGAGGCTCATTCTTACTTGCTTTATTTCCTGCCTGTAGCCGGATTGCTGGTTGGGTTATTATATCACCATCGCGGAAAAAATGTGGAGCGGGGAAATAACCTCATCTTCGATACGATTCATAACCCCAAAGATGTAATTCCTTTTAAAATGACACCACTTGTTTTATTAGGCACCGTCATCACTCACTTGTTTGGGGGATCGGCTGGAAGAGAGGGGACGGCCTTGCAAATGGCTGCATCAACTGCTGATCAATTGCACAAACCTTTTCAGTTGTCCTCTGCTGACCGTAGCATCTTACTGATTGCAGGATTGAGTGCAGGCTTTGCTTCTGTTTTTGGAACGCCCTGGGCGGGAGCAGTTTTTGGAATTGAAGTATTGTTACTTGGTCAAATTCCTCAAAAGGCCATATTCCCCGCCCTTTTTGCAGCTTTTACAGGTGCCTATGTAACGGAAATATGGGGAGTGGGCCATACGCATTATCAAATCCCTGTAATCCCTTCCATTTCACTGATGGGTATTGTCTACAGCATCCTCTCCGGGATCGCTTTTAGTGTTGCTGCGGTTTTATTTGTCAGGCTTACTCACTTTTTTTCGACTGCTTTCAAAAAGCTAAATTATCCACCGCTACGCCCATTTATCGGGGGCTTAATCGTGCTGCTTCTTGTACTTTTATTGGGAACACGTCAATATATTGGATTAGGAATTCGGGTAATTGTGGATGCTTTTAGTCAGGCCTCCCAAACGGAAGATTTCGCTTTGAAGATCTTGTTGACGGCCATCACACTTGGCGCAGGCTTTAAAGGAGGAGAAGTGACGCCATTATTTTTTATCGGTGCGACATTGGGCAGCGCACTATCTGTTTTTCTGCCTTTACCGGTTGGTTTACTCGCCGGAATGGGATTTGTCGCAGTATTTGCCGGAGCTGCAAAAACACCTCTTGCCTGTTGTATCATGGCATTTGAATTGTTTGGTGTTTCCTGTTGGGTTTATGTAAGTATTGCCTGTGTGATTGCGTTCCTGGTCTCTGGTCGTCACAGCATTTATAATGCCCCGGAAAACAAATCACCACGCCATTTTTTGTTCGGTAAATTAGGTATTTAA
- a CDS encoding DUF3098 domain-containing protein, giving the protein MIEKKNTPVNQESKSELVFTKKNYQLLLISIAIVVLGFILMIGTTDIYDFRKTLLAPMTVLFGFGFGVYAILKK; this is encoded by the coding sequence ATGATAGAGAAAAAAAACACTCCTGTAAATCAGGAAAGCAAATCGGAACTTGTATTTACTAAAAAGAACTATCAATTGCTATTGATTAGCATTGCGATTGTTGTGCTTGGTTTTATCCTGATGATCGGTACAACAGACATTTACGATTTCAGAAAAACCTTATTGGCACCAATGACCGTTCTATTTGGATTCGGATTTGGCGTTTATGCTATTCTAAAAAAATAA
- the truB gene encoding tRNA pseudouridine(55) synthase TruB, whose product MTESENILNTKTFPDFNFAEGELLLINKPYKWTSFDVVGKIRNSLKPLKLKVGHAGTLDPLATGLLILCTGKLTKQIDTFQAEEKEYTGTMILGASTPSFDMETVVDQEYPLDGITEEAIHAATAPFTGDIQQYPPAHSAVKVNGERLYVKARRGEETELRLRFVSVPTFEITRIALPEIDFRIVCSKGTYIRSLISDFGKHLNNGAYLSKLTRTRSGNFLLENAFEVTDLVNYLRNKRELANPTEPQS is encoded by the coding sequence ATGACAGAGAGTGAAAACATATTAAATACGAAAACCTTTCCAGACTTTAATTTTGCTGAAGGCGAATTATTACTCATCAATAAACCCTATAAATGGACCAGTTTTGATGTAGTAGGAAAAATTAGAAACTCCCTAAAACCACTGAAACTTAAAGTGGGACATGCGGGGACATTAGATCCTTTAGCTACAGGCCTTCTAATTCTCTGCACAGGCAAATTAACCAAGCAAATTGACACCTTTCAGGCAGAAGAAAAAGAATATACAGGAACCATGATTCTGGGTGCTTCAACACCTTCTTTCGACATGGAAACCGTTGTTGATCAGGAATATCCTCTGGATGGCATTACAGAAGAAGCCATTCATGCAGCCACTGCACCTTTTACTGGCGACATCCAGCAATACCCACCGGCTCATTCTGCAGTAAAAGTAAATGGAGAGCGCCTGTATGTAAAAGCACGCCGTGGAGAAGAAACGGAACTACGTTTAAGGTTTGTCTCAGTACCAACCTTTGAAATCACAAGGATTGCACTTCCAGAAATAGACTTCAGAATCGTTTGCAGCAAAGGCACCTATATCAGGTCTTTAATTTCAGACTTTGGAAAACACTTAAACAATGGTGCCTACCTCTCCAAATTAACCCGTACCCGCAGTGGAAATTTTCTTCTTGAAAATGCATTTGAAGTAACAGACTTAGTCAACTATCTTCGCAATAAAAGAGAACTGGCAAATCCGACTGAACCTCAATCTTAA
- a CDS encoding undecaprenyl-diphosphate phosphatase — protein MNYLQAFILAIIEGITEFLPVSSTGHMVIASAIMGIGKDEFVKLFEIAIQLGAILAVVVLYWKKFFDFSKWQFYVKLIIAVIPALIFGKLLNDFIDEKLGNPIFIAVILLIGGVILLFIDKVFTKPEIHHEAEITNMSAFKIGCFQVLAVVFPGLSRSAATIIGGMQQKLSRHAAAEFSFFLAVPTMCAATGYKLFKGYHLLNAENVKILLFGNLIAFIVAIIAIKSFIGFLSKHGFRVFGWYRIIIGVVILVLYYSNIPLHVS, from the coding sequence ATGAATTATTTACAAGCCTTTATTCTCGCAATCATTGAGGGGATAACTGAATTTCTACCGGTTTCATCAACCGGCCACATGGTTATTGCAAGTGCGATCATGGGAATTGGGAAAGATGAGTTCGTTAAACTGTTTGAAATCGCAATCCAGCTAGGCGCAATCCTTGCGGTTGTCGTGCTTTACTGGAAAAAGTTTTTTGACTTCAGTAAGTGGCAATTTTATGTAAAACTGATTATTGCTGTAATTCCAGCACTTATTTTCGGCAAATTGCTAAATGATTTCATTGATGAAAAATTGGGTAATCCAATATTTATAGCTGTAATTTTATTAATTGGAGGTGTTATTCTCCTGTTTATTGATAAAGTATTTACAAAGCCAGAAATTCACCATGAGGCAGAAATCACCAATATGTCTGCTTTCAAGATTGGCTGTTTCCAGGTTTTAGCGGTTGTATTTCCAGGATTAAGCAGAAGTGCTGCTACTATTATCGGAGGAATGCAACAGAAATTAAGCAGACATGCTGCTGCTGAATTTTCATTCTTTTTAGCCGTACCTACAATGTGCGCAGCAACGGGGTATAAACTATTTAAAGGATATCATTTACTAAATGCGGAGAATGTTAAAATCCTTCTTTTCGGTAACCTGATTGCCTTTATCGTTGCAATTATTGCGATTAAATCATTTATCGGATTTTTGTCTAAACATGGATTCCGTGTTTTTGGCTGGTATAGAATCATTATAGGTGTGGTGATCCTTGTCTTATATTATTCAAATATTCCGCTGCACGTATCCTGA
- a CDS encoding bifunctional riboflavin kinase/FAD synthetase: MKTYHHFSEFKKLDNAVATIGTFDGVHFGHQKIIKRLCELAKSTGGESVILTFFPHPRMIIDPENQDLKLINTVAEKMAILAELGVDHLIITPFTRDFSNLSPAEYIKNILVDTIGIKQLIVGYDHRFGKDRKGGMQELEMYAKQFDYQIEEIAKQDVDDVAVSSTKIRKALLNGEVALAANYLGYHFSLHGRVIKGDKIGRTIGFPTANIFLEETYKLIPSDGIYAVTVDMGAESYKGMAYIGQRPTINGMTRNIEVNIFDFNKEIYGQYITMTFLEFLRHDVKFTGLEALKIQLQKDKEDTLSYFSKIG; this comes from the coding sequence ATGAAAACATATCATCATTTTTCTGAGTTTAAAAAACTAGACAATGCCGTTGCTACCATAGGAACTTTTGACGGGGTTCATTTCGGCCATCAGAAGATCATCAAAAGGCTTTGTGAATTAGCAAAATCAACCGGAGGAGAAAGTGTGATCCTCACTTTTTTCCCTCATCCAAGGATGATCATCGATCCAGAAAACCAAGACTTGAAGCTGATCAACACCGTTGCAGAGAAAATGGCAATTTTGGCAGAGCTGGGCGTCGATCATTTGATCATCACCCCCTTTACCCGGGATTTTTCCAACCTCAGCCCCGCTGAATATATAAAAAACATCCTTGTAGATACTATCGGTATTAAACAACTGATTGTTGGCTATGACCACCGCTTTGGGAAAGACCGCAAAGGAGGCATGCAGGAACTGGAAATGTATGCTAAGCAGTTCGATTACCAAATTGAGGAAATTGCCAAGCAGGACGTCGACGATGTGGCTGTCAGCTCTACCAAAATCCGGAAAGCATTGCTCAATGGGGAAGTTGCTCTAGCAGCCAACTATCTGGGCTATCATTTCTCTTTACATGGAAGGGTGATCAAAGGAGATAAAATCGGAAGAACAATTGGGTTTCCTACAGCAAATATCTTTTTGGAAGAAACCTATAAATTAATCCCTTCAGATGGCATTTATGCCGTGACGGTGGATATGGGAGCAGAATCTTATAAAGGGATGGCTTATATCGGACAAAGGCCAACTATCAATGGCATGACCAGAAATATTGAGGTCAACATCTTTGATTTCAATAAAGAAATCTATGGTCAGTATATCACCATGACTTTCCTTGAATTTCTACGGCATGATGTTAAATTTACCGGACTGGAAGCACTGAAAATTCAGCTACAAAAAGACAAAGAGGATACCCTCAGCTATTTCAGCAAAATAGGTTAA
- the leuS gene encoding leucine--tRNA ligase — protein sequence MDYQFKEIEQKWQEFWAQNQTFKAEEQSSKPKFYVLDMFPYPSGAGLHVGHPLGYIASDIFTRYKRLKGYNVLHPMGYDSFGLPAEQYAIQTGQHPALTTEVNINTYRRQLDQIGFSFDWSKEVRTSDPEYYKWTQWIFMQLFNSWYNLETDRAEDITSLLEKFNASGSADVKAVCDEDTKSFLPTDWATMTHEEKQEELLKYRLTYLRESTVNWCPALGTVLANDEVKDGYSERGGHPVEQKKMMQWSMRISAYAERLLQGLNTVDWPEPVKEMQRNWIGKSVGASVRFKIEPSEKIAALSQDYIEVFTTRVDTIFGVSYLVLAPEHELVIGLTTPEQLDDVNHYIAQTKKKSELDRMADVKAVSGAFTGSYVINPVSGERIQLWIADYVLAGYGTGAVMGVPSGDQRDWLFATNFKLPIVQILDSQKDIDTQADSTKEGKYINSGFINGMNYAEATQTLNVWLEEQEVGKAKVNYRMRDAIFGRQRYWGEPIPVYFKDGLPYLINEEELPLMLPEIDKYLPTESGEPPLGRAEDWSYDDQYEYELSTMPGWAGSSWYWYRYMDAKNKSAFASKEAIEYWKDVDLYIGGAEHATGHLLYSRFWNKFLKDLGHVTEEEPFKKLINQGMIQGRSNFVYRVVDEEGRGTNTLVSYGLRKEYKTSALHVDVNIVENEILNIEKFKVFRPEFADAEFILENEKYICGVEVEKMSKSKFNVVNPDVLISSYGADTLRMYEMFLGPLEQSKPWNTNGIEGVFKFLRKFWRLFHNEEWVFNVSDSVPSKAELKALHKIIKKVQDDVERFSFNTSVSSFMIAVNELTDLKCKNRQVLEDLVIVLSPYAPHICEELWANLGHEAGSLSYVKYPEFNPAYMVEDEFSYPVSVNGKTRLNLNLSLTLEPKEIEETVLADEQVQKYLEGKTPKKVIVVKGRIVNIVI from the coding sequence ATGGATTATCAATTTAAAGAAATAGAACAAAAGTGGCAAGAGTTTTGGGCTCAAAATCAAACGTTTAAAGCAGAAGAGCAATCTTCTAAACCTAAGTTTTACGTACTGGATATGTTTCCTTACCCTTCCGGAGCAGGTTTACATGTTGGTCACCCACTAGGTTATATTGCTTCGGATATATTTACCAGATATAAAAGATTAAAAGGATATAATGTATTGCATCCAATGGGATACGACTCCTTCGGTTTGCCTGCAGAGCAATATGCCATACAAACAGGACAACATCCGGCCCTGACTACAGAAGTAAACATCAATACTTACAGGAGACAATTAGACCAAATCGGGTTCTCATTCGACTGGTCTAAAGAAGTGCGGACCAGTGATCCCGAATATTATAAATGGACGCAATGGATTTTTATGCAACTTTTCAATTCCTGGTATAACCTGGAAACAGATCGTGCAGAAGACATTACTAGTCTGTTAGAAAAGTTTAATGCTTCAGGAAGTGCAGATGTGAAAGCCGTTTGTGATGAAGATACAAAGTCTTTCTTACCAACAGACTGGGCAACAATGACCCATGAGGAGAAACAGGAAGAATTACTAAAATACCGCTTAACTTATCTAAGAGAAAGTACCGTCAACTGGTGCCCTGCATTGGGAACGGTATTGGCGAATGATGAGGTGAAAGACGGCTATTCAGAACGTGGTGGCCATCCGGTAGAGCAAAAGAAAATGATGCAATGGAGCATGCGGATTTCTGCTTATGCAGAGCGCTTGTTGCAAGGCTTAAATACAGTAGACTGGCCGGAACCGGTAAAAGAAATGCAACGCAACTGGATTGGCAAAAGTGTAGGGGCCAGCGTTCGTTTCAAGATCGAGCCTTCAGAAAAGATAGCTGCGCTTAGTCAGGATTATATTGAAGTTTTTACCACCCGTGTGGATACGATATTCGGCGTTTCTTATCTTGTACTCGCTCCTGAACATGAGCTGGTAATCGGTTTGACTACTCCTGAGCAATTGGATGATGTGAATCATTACATTGCCCAAACTAAGAAGAAGTCTGAACTCGACCGTATGGCGGATGTTAAAGCAGTTTCTGGTGCTTTCACCGGAAGCTATGTGATTAATCCGGTAAGTGGAGAAAGAATCCAGTTGTGGATTGCCGATTATGTATTGGCAGGATACGGAACCGGAGCGGTTATGGGAGTACCTAGTGGAGATCAGCGCGATTGGTTATTTGCTACTAATTTCAAATTACCGATCGTACAGATCCTGGATAGTCAGAAAGACATCGATACCCAGGCGGATTCAACGAAAGAGGGTAAATACATTAATTCCGGTTTCATTAACGGAATGAACTATGCAGAAGCAACACAGACTTTAAATGTCTGGTTGGAAGAACAGGAAGTAGGTAAAGCGAAAGTGAATTACCGCATGCGGGATGCTATTTTCGGGCGCCAACGTTATTGGGGAGAGCCAATTCCGGTATATTTTAAAGATGGGTTGCCGTACCTGATCAATGAAGAAGAATTGCCTTTGATGCTTCCTGAAATTGACAAATACCTACCTACCGAAAGCGGCGAACCACCATTGGGAAGAGCCGAAGACTGGAGCTATGATGATCAATATGAATATGAACTGAGCACTATGCCAGGTTGGGCCGGGTCGAGCTGGTACTGGTATCGTTATATGGATGCGAAAAACAAATCGGCTTTCGCTTCTAAAGAGGCTATCGAATACTGGAAAGATGTTGATTTATATATCGGAGGTGCAGAACATGCGACCGGACATTTATTGTATAGCCGTTTCTGGAATAAATTCCTGAAAGACCTTGGTCATGTAACTGAAGAAGAACCTTTCAAAAAACTGATCAATCAGGGAATGATCCAGGGCAGAAGTAATTTTGTATACCGTGTGGTAGACGAAGAGGGAAGAGGAACAAATACTTTGGTGTCTTATGGACTAAGAAAAGAATACAAAACATCAGCACTGCATGTTGACGTAAACATTGTAGAGAATGAAATTTTAAATATTGAAAAGTTTAAAGTTTTCAGACCTGAATTTGCAGATGCAGAATTCATCCTGGAAAACGAGAAATACATCTGCGGAGTGGAAGTAGAGAAGATGTCAAAATCCAAGTTCAATGTAGTGAACCCGGATGTGTTGATCTCTAGCTATGGCGCCGATACTTTAAGGATGTATGAAATGTTCCTGGGACCATTGGAGCAAAGCAAACCTTGGAATACCAATGGAATCGAAGGCGTGTTTAAGTTCCTTCGCAAATTCTGGCGTTTGTTCCACAATGAAGAGTGGGTATTTAACGTTAGCGATTCTGTGCCTTCAAAAGCGGAATTGAAAGCCTTGCATAAAATCATCAAAAAAGTGCAGGATGATGTGGAAAGGTTCTCCTTTAATACTTCTGTTTCCAGCTTTATGATTGCAGTGAATGAGCTGACTGACCTGAAATGTAAAAATCGTCAGGTATTGGAAGATCTTGTAATTGTGTTGTCACCTTATGCTCCTCACATTTGTGAAGAACTTTGGGCGAATCTGGGACATGAGGCGGGTAGCTTATCATACGTGAAATATCCTGAATTCAACCCTGCCTATATGGTGGAGGATGAGTTTAGTTACCCGGTATCGGTTAATGGTAAAAC
- a CDS encoding YitT family protein — translation MQSHFKSKNARSLKDFLLITCGIVSACFGLKSFLIPNHFIDGGVTGISLLISSLTGLKLSYLIILINIPFIILGFKQIGKGFAIKTAIAILALAVFLIVLPFKPVTDVPLLIAFFGGFFLGGGIGLAMRGGCVIDGTEVLALYISRKSMLTVGNIILILNIIIFSFAAIFLGVETAMYAILTYLSASNTIDFVVNGLEQYTGVTIISDKNVEIKEYIIEKMKRGVTIYKGEGGYGVKKDIDILYTVLTKLEMGKLQTEIRNIDPDAFVVQQQIADIKGGVVLKRQSLH, via the coding sequence ATGCAAAGCCACTTCAAAAGCAAAAATGCAAGGTCGTTAAAAGACTTCCTTTTGATTACATGTGGCATTGTTTCGGCCTGTTTTGGCTTGAAAAGCTTTTTAATTCCAAATCATTTTATTGATGGAGGCGTTACTGGTATTTCACTACTGATCAGTAGCCTGACAGGATTAAAACTATCCTATCTGATCATTCTGATTAATATTCCATTTATTATACTTGGGTTTAAACAGATCGGTAAAGGGTTTGCCATAAAGACCGCTATCGCCATTTTAGCACTTGCGGTATTCTTAATCGTATTGCCTTTCAAACCAGTTACCGATGTACCGTTATTGATTGCCTTTTTTGGTGGGTTTTTCCTTGGTGGAGGCATTGGCCTGGCCATGCGTGGTGGTTGCGTTATTGACGGAACAGAAGTACTTGCGCTTTATATCAGTAGAAAAAGCATGCTTACGGTAGGCAATATCATCCTGATATTAAATATCATTATCTTCTCTTTTGCTGCCATTTTTCTTGGCGTAGAAACTGCAATGTATGCGATTCTGACCTACCTCTCTGCTTCCAACACCATAGACTTTGTGGTGAATGGACTGGAGCAGTACACCGGGGTAACGATCATTTCTGATAAAAACGTAGAAATAAAAGAATACATCATCGAGAAGATGAAGCGTGGCGTCACCATTTATAAAGGAGAGGGTGGCTATGGAGTAAAGAAAGACATTGACATTTTATATACGGTACTGACCAAGCTGGAAATGGGGAAACTACAAACTGAAATCCGAAACATTGATCCGGATGCTTTTGTAGTCCAGCAACAAATTGCAGACATAAAGGGTGGAGTGGTATTAAAGCGCCAGTCCCTGCATTAG